From Numenius arquata chromosome 4, bNumArq3.hap1.1, whole genome shotgun sequence, a single genomic window includes:
- the LOC141463825 gene encoding probable 2-ketogluconate reductase translates to MEGGELPGLLVNEIGGIHGILHGHVAFLKKHFCLITMKEFLENKEHMSKKVQAIYLWWHKPVIDRELLQSLPNLKVIANSGVGMDHLDLKLVASFGVKMANAPHAVSTSTADTGMALLLASARRLVEGCHIAISSDTEYCEADFLGAEVTGATLGIIGMGRIGYKIALRAKAFEMKILYHNRTRRKEQEEQAVGATYCEKIDNLLQQADFVMVVVSLTPQTRRLIGKREMELMKPTATLINISRGAVIDQEALVTALQTGTIRAAALDVTYPEPLPRDHTLLKLKNVIITPHLGIKTDKATYMITEEAVENILAALNGLPMPSEVLPS, encoded by the exons ATGGAAGGAGGAGAGCTACCTGGGCTTTTGGTAAATGAAATTGGTGGCATACATGGGATACTGCACGGCCACGTGGCGTTCCTGAAGAAACATTTCTGCCTCATCACCATGAAGGAATTTCTTGAAAACAAAGAGCATATGAGTAAAAAGGTCCAAGCGATCTATTTGTGGTGGCACAAACCAGTCATTGACCGAGAGCTTCTCCAGAGCCTGCCAAACTTGAAAGTGATTGCGAATTCAGGAGTAGGGATGGACCACCTGGACCTGAAACTTGTAGCTAGCTTTGGTGTGAAGATGGCTAATGCTCCGCATGCTGTTTCCACCAGCACAGCAGATACTGGGATGGCTTTGCTGCTGGCATCTGCTAGAAGACTAGTGGAAG gcTGTCACATTGCCATTTCTTCAGATACGGAGTACTGTGAAGCTGATTTTCTGGGAGCTGAAGTTACTGGAGCTACTCTGGGGATCATTGGCATGGGCAGAATCGGGTATAAAATTGCTCTGAGAGCCAAAGCGTTTGAAATGAAGATTTTGTACCACAACAGGACACGGAG gaaAGAGCAAGAGGAGCAAGCTGTCGGTGCCACTTACTGCGAAAAGATAGACAATTTGCTCCAGCAGGCAGATtttgtgatggtggtggtgagcCTGACACCTCAGACACGCAGGCTGATTGGGAAAAGAGAGATGGAGCTGATGAAACCCACAGCTACTCTCATCAACATCAGCCGAG GTGCAGTAATTGACCAAGAGGCCCTGGTGACCGCTCTGCAGACTGGCACGATCAGGGCAGCGGCTTTGGATGTCACCTACCCGGAACCACTGCCCAG agaTCATACGTTGTTAAAATTAAAGAACGTCATTATAACACCTCACCTCGGCATTAAAACTGACAAGGCCACCTACATGATCACAGAGGAAGCAGTTGAAAACATATTAGCAGCTCTTAATGGTCTCCCCATGCCCAGTGAAGTACTCCCTAGCTGA
- the LOC141463824 gene encoding glyoxylate/hydroxypyruvate reductase B-like isoform X2, with product MAEEQLPGVLILDIGGTHGVLEDLAELLKKHFRVITMKEFLENKKEMSTKIQSVFVFECKPTIDRELLESLPNLKVIGNSGVGVDHLDLKMISNFGVKVTNTPHAVADPTADIGVALMLASARRLVEGCQIAISPDTKYFAVDWLGVEVTRATLGIIGMGSIGYKVAQRARAFNMRILYHNRNRRRKEEEEAVGAHYCEKMEDLLQQSDFVMVVVNLTPETRKLIGKKELGLMKPTATLINISRGAVIDQDALAEALQKRVIRAAALDVTYPEPLPRDHPLLKLNNIIITPHIGTATVQAMRMMAEEAIANILAVLNGQPIPSEVFPK from the exons ATGGCAGAAGAACAGTTGCCGGGCGTTTTGATTCTGGATATAGGAGGAACTCATGGTGTGCTAGAAGACCTTGCAGAACTTTTGAAAAAACACTTTCGCGTTATCACCATGAAGGaatttcttgaaaacaaaaaagaaatgagcaCAAAAATCCAATCTGTTTTCGTGTTTGAGTGCAAGCCAACTATTGACCGGGAGCTTCTAGAAAGCCTGCCTAATTTAAAGGTGATTGGAAACTCTGGGGTTGGAGTCGATCACTTAGACTTGAAAATGATTTCTAACTTTGGCGTAAAAGTGACCAACACCCCACATGCCGTGGCGGACCCAACAGCAGACATAGGAGTGGCTTTGATGCTGGCCTCTGCCAGAAGACTAGTGGAAG GCTGCCAGATTGCCATCTCTCCAGACACAAAGTATTTTGCTGTTGACTGGCTGGGAGTAGAAGTAACCAGGGCGACGCTGGGGATCATCGGGATGGGCAGCATTGGGTACAAAGTGGCTCAGAGAGCCAGAGCCTTCAACATGAGGATCCTGTACCATAACAGGAACCGCAG gagaaaggaggaggaagaggcagttgGTGCCCACTACTGTGAGAAGATGGAAGACTTGCTGCAGCAATCTGACTTTGTTATGGTGGTTGTGAACCTGACTCCTGAGACTCGCAAACTGATTGGGAAAAAGGAGTTGGGGCTGATGAAACCCACAGCTACCCTTATAAACATCAGCCGAG GTGCAGTTATTGATCAAGATGCATTGGCAGAAGCTCTTCAGAAGAGGGTTATCAGGGCTGCTGCTCTGGATGTGACATACCCTGAGCCGCTGCCAAG AGATCATCCTTTGTTAAAATTAAATAACATCATCATAACCCCTCACATTGGAACCGCGACAGTCCAAGCGATGCGTATGATGGCAGAAGAAGCAATAGCAAATATTCTGGCAGTCCTCAACGGCCAACCCATTCCAAGTGAAGTGTTTCCCAAATGA
- the LOC141463824 gene encoding glyoxylate/hydroxypyruvate reductase B-like isoform X1 produces the protein MFRSKAFSLLKPIPWMPGQPNLAYKFIHPATASHGHHCHRRSVDYRRRYKTCPGSAAGQTLSAPQTKVMAEEQLPGVLILDIGGTHGVLEDLAELLKKHFRVITMKEFLENKKEMSTKIQSVFVFECKPTIDRELLESLPNLKVIGNSGVGVDHLDLKMISNFGVKVTNTPHAVADPTADIGVALMLASARRLVEGCQIAISPDTKYFAVDWLGVEVTRATLGIIGMGSIGYKVAQRARAFNMRILYHNRNRRRKEEEEAVGAHYCEKMEDLLQQSDFVMVVVNLTPETRKLIGKKELGLMKPTATLINISRGAVIDQDALAEALQKRVIRAAALDVTYPEPLPRDHPLLKLNNIIITPHIGTATVQAMRMMAEEAIANILAVLNGQPIPSEVFPK, from the exons ATGTTCAGGAGCAAAGCATTCAGTCTGTTAAAACCCATTCCCTGGATGCCTGGCCAGCCAAATCTGGCTTATAAATTTATTCATCCGGCTACTGCTTCTCATGGACATCACTGTCACAGGAGAAGTGTGGATTACAGACGGAGGTACAAGACGTGCCCAGGTAGTGCTGCAGGACAAACACTAAGCGCTCCTCAGACCAAG GTCATGGCAGAAGAACAGTTGCCGGGCGTTTTGATTCTGGATATAGGAGGAACTCATGGTGTGCTAGAAGACCTTGCAGAACTTTTGAAAAAACACTTTCGCGTTATCACCATGAAGGaatttcttgaaaacaaaaaagaaatgagcaCAAAAATCCAATCTGTTTTCGTGTTTGAGTGCAAGCCAACTATTGACCGGGAGCTTCTAGAAAGCCTGCCTAATTTAAAGGTGATTGGAAACTCTGGGGTTGGAGTCGATCACTTAGACTTGAAAATGATTTCTAACTTTGGCGTAAAAGTGACCAACACCCCACATGCCGTGGCGGACCCAACAGCAGACATAGGAGTGGCTTTGATGCTGGCCTCTGCCAGAAGACTAGTGGAAG GCTGCCAGATTGCCATCTCTCCAGACACAAAGTATTTTGCTGTTGACTGGCTGGGAGTAGAAGTAACCAGGGCGACGCTGGGGATCATCGGGATGGGCAGCATTGGGTACAAAGTGGCTCAGAGAGCCAGAGCCTTCAACATGAGGATCCTGTACCATAACAGGAACCGCAG gagaaaggaggaggaagaggcagttgGTGCCCACTACTGTGAGAAGATGGAAGACTTGCTGCAGCAATCTGACTTTGTTATGGTGGTTGTGAACCTGACTCCTGAGACTCGCAAACTGATTGGGAAAAAGGAGTTGGGGCTGATGAAACCCACAGCTACCCTTATAAACATCAGCCGAG GTGCAGTTATTGATCAAGATGCATTGGCAGAAGCTCTTCAGAAGAGGGTTATCAGGGCTGCTGCTCTGGATGTGACATACCCTGAGCCGCTGCCAAG AGATCATCCTTTGTTAAAATTAAATAACATCATCATAACCCCTCACATTGGAACCGCGACAGTCCAAGCGATGCGTATGATGGCAGAAGAAGCAATAGCAAATATTCTGGCAGTCCTCAACGGCCAACCCATTCCAAGTGAAGTGTTTCCCAAATGA
- the TXNL4A gene encoding thioredoxin-like protein 4A isoform X1, translating to MSYMLPHLHNGWQVDQAILSEEDRVVVIRFGHDWDPTCMKMDEVLYSIAEKVKNFAVIYLVDITEVPDFNKMYELYDPCTVMFFFRNKHIMIDLGTGNNNKINWAMEDKQEMIDIIETVYRGARKGRGLVVSPKDYSTKYRY from the exons ATGTCGTACATGTTACCGCACTTGCACAACGGCTGGCAGGTGGACCAGGCCATTCTCTCGGAAGAGGACCGCGTCGTGGTCATCCGCTTTGGGCACGACTGGGACCCGACCTGCATGAAAATGGATGAAGTGTTATATAGCATTGCTGAGAAG gTAAAAAACTTTGCTGTTATTTATCTTGTGGATATCACTGAAGTACCAGACTTCAACAAGATGTACGAGTTGTACGATCCCTGTACTGTCATGTTTTTCTTCAG GAACAAACACATCATGATTGATTTAGGTACAGGTAATAACAACAAGATCAACTGGGCAATGGAAGATAAGCAAGAGATGATTGACATTATAGAAACTGTTTATAGAGGAGCCCGCAAAGGTCGAGGTTTGGTGGTATCGCCAAAAGATTATTCCACTAAATACAGATACTGA
- the TXNL4A gene encoding thioredoxin-like protein 4A isoform X2, with amino-acid sequence MSYMLPHLHNGWQVDQAILSEEDRVVVIRFGHDWDPTCMKMDEVKNFAVIYLVDITEVPDFNKMYELYDPCTVMFFFRNKHIMIDLGTGNNNKINWAMEDKQEMIDIIETVYRGARKGRGLVVSPKDYSTKYRY; translated from the exons ATGTCGTACATGTTACCGCACTTGCACAACGGCTGGCAGGTGGACCAGGCCATTCTCTCGGAAGAGGACCGCGTCGTGGTCATCCGCTTTGGGCACGACTGGGACCCGACCTGCATGAAAATGGATGAA gTAAAAAACTTTGCTGTTATTTATCTTGTGGATATCACTGAAGTACCAGACTTCAACAAGATGTACGAGTTGTACGATCCCTGTACTGTCATGTTTTTCTTCAG GAACAAACACATCATGATTGATTTAGGTACAGGTAATAACAACAAGATCAACTGGGCAATGGAAGATAAGCAAGAGATGATTGACATTATAGAAACTGTTTATAGAGGAGCCCGCAAAGGTCGAGGTTTGGTGGTATCGCCAAAAGATTATTCCACTAAATACAGATACTGA